From a single Nematostella vectensis chromosome 3, jaNemVect1.1, whole genome shotgun sequence genomic region:
- the LOC5504611 gene encoding uncharacterized protein LOC5504611 yields the protein MKIMNNAISRAERFSSENSAFVGYAMESAQGTLHGIFSATASEFPNNIAVELKNRQMSYEALDQKSNRFARLLIEKFGIKVEEERVVAILLPRCPELYLTMLSVLKAGGAYVCIDPQHQISRLPYILQDTNAVALITTKQVESEFGLSDLTKVSILDIQSRALNTQIASKPSNALATVVPSSHLCYIIYTSGSTGQPKGVEIEHRTVVNFIKGELEIFPVWSQDRICQGFSPSFDASVEEIWLAFGTGATLVAAPPEVMQSGPDLPDHLEQLRITVLSTVPTLLRTVDVTDTKLNRLKLIILGGEACGEDLVAWADGRMLINSYGPTETTVVATTCEIKRGKKITIGRPLGNYNAHILDSNLVDVEGEKEGELCISGKCLARGYRNLPEKTKQQFVDHQLHGRIYRTGDLVRWTPDGEIEYLGRIDDQVKIRGFRVEIGSIETHLQRQENVKMAAVVVLSPSPGQQLVVAHLTLVDKTKGFQAQQAVVKMKIALPEYMIPNGYIIHEELPTLASGKVDKKKLKTLDTPPQSFNASEKYTAPRDETERIICSIWESKLCNPKISTDENFFELGGQSVVAALVISEMRRHQFDISVRDLYTHPTVAELADFHKVRSNNVDEHQVTVHIPDSPTRGKPRYYLCWFLQALWIFGWSAAASIWIFWVFLKFIDIYSMIHAGVGVQGVAALMLGLMVFGVPLYIVFIILWAFLTKKIFLGKEKPGAHALWSMYYMRWWIVNQAKSLVPTNLICGTPLMNIYARMMGAKIGPGVYYGTHITCEFGLIEIEAGVTLEPDVTLATHRVDKGTLFLGRISIGENSSIGTRSTVTLNTVINENCIVEPLTLVPDNTIIDANSQVKGSPAKVMKRKDNEEIKPPRWTWQWWVPCVQMALFGLFSVVYVLPYLTILVVILAIPYLRDAFSDRNWLVISMVIPPAAILSIVFDLFLTAAMKWCIVGKLKEGSYPINSSVFIKFWTMQKIIQMTLSNFRELFATLYTNIWLRSLGMEVGKFAEVSTGFNFVPDLVTLKDRTFIADHVSIGGASFRKGRFTMRKSTVGSRTFLGNNCVNMPESVIGNDVLIGVLSATPEVAVDKSSWLGSPPFLLPARAVSSQSHSLARTFNPPWYLYLSRAIWEAFKIILPTTTRLYSIFIFWVLIDDISYDVFGEFSTLFWISPAFWEVIIVFANLLFVVASKWILIGRFKPSEHPLWSSFVWRSELVASLEENVALPFGLGATLGTPFICWWYRALGSRIGKRVYLASIYLTEADLIEIGDESCIASGTTIQSHLFEDRVMKMDKLYIGSECSVCCDSIVLYGARMESRCTLMPLSLCMKSESLESDAVYCGIPARKVEAQPYHIDWELTRKQRQKHVYTANQSYIKLMGYRNLMEV from the exons GGGGCTTACGTTTGCATCGACCCTCAACATCAAATAAGCCGGCTTCCATACATTCTCCAAGACACTAACGCCGTGGCTCTTATCACAACAAAACAAGTGGAAAGTGAGTTTGGACTTAGCGATCTTACTAAGGTTAGCATTCTGGACATTCAGAGCCGGGCGCTGAATACGCAAATTGCTTCGAAGCCTTCTAACGCATTGGCCACCGTCGTCCCTTCTTCACATCTTTGCTACATTATTTACACGTCCGGCAGCACAGGACAACCCAAGGGAGTCGAAATCGAACATCGGACGGTGGTCAACTTTATCAAAGGAGAGCTGGAGATTTTTCCCGTCTGGTCACAAGACCGGATCTGTCAGGGATTTTCCCCGAGTTTTGATGCCTCAGTCGAGGAGATTTGGCTGGCTTTCGGAACTG GAGCTACTCTCGTGGCCGCACCGCCAGAGGTAATGCAGTCGGGCCCAGATCTCCCCGATCACCTTGAACAACTCCGCATCACAGTCTTATCTACTGTCCCCACCCTTTTGCGTACCGTTGATGTCACCGATACCAAGTTAAACAGACTTAAGCTCATTATCCTTGGcggggaagcctgtggtgagGATCTAGTTGCCTGGGCCGATGGCCGGATGCTGATAAACTCTTACGGACCCACTGAAACAACGGTTGTCGCTACAACGTGTGAGATAAAGCGTGGAAAGAAAATCACAATTGGACGGCCTTTGGGTAACTACAACGCGCACATTCTGGACAGTAATTTGGTGGACGTGGAAGGAGAAAAAGAAGGAGAGCTGTGCATAAGTGGTAAGTGTCTGGCACGTGGGTACAGAAACCTCCCCGAAAAGACAAAACAGCAGTTTGTTGATCATCAACTGCATGGAAGAATCTACAGAACGGGTGATCTTGTGCGTTGGACTCCAGACGGAGAGATCGAATATCTCGGAAGAATAGATGACCAAGTGAAGATACGCGGCTTCAGAGTAGAAATAGGAAGCATTGAGACGCATCTGCAAAGACAAGAGAACGTCAAGATGGCGGCAGTGGTTGTGTTGTCGCCGTCACCTGGACAGCAACTGGTCGTCGCACACTTGACGCTGGTTGACAAGACGAAGGGGTTTCAAGCACAGCAGGCTGTAGTCAAAATGAAGATCGCACTGCCTGAGTACATGATTCCTAACGGCTACATCATCCACGAGGAGCTACCAACCCTCGCAAGCGGAAAAGTCGACAAGAAAAAGCTGAAGACTCTCGACACTCCGCCTCAGTCATTCAACGCATCAGAAAAGTACACGGCACCAAGAGACGAGACAGAACGGATCATCTGCAGCATCTGGGAATCCAAATTGTGTAATCCGAAAATCTCCACCGACGAGAACTTCTTTGAGCTCGGTGGGCAGTCAGTGGTGGCGGCACTTGTGATTAGTGAGATGAGAAGGCACCAGTTTGATATCTCCGTCAGAGACTTGTACACACACCCCACTGTCGCAGAACTAGCAGACTTTCACAAGGTCAGATCTAACAACGTGGATGAACACCAGGTGACTGTGCATATCCCAGACTCGCCAACTCGTGGAAAGCCAAGGTACTACTTGTGCTGGTTCCTCCAAGCGCTATGGATATTCGGATGGTCAGCGGCTGCCTCTATCTGGATCTTCTGGGTGTTTTTGAAGTTTATCGACATCTATAGTATGATTCACGCAGGCGTAGGGGTCCAAGGAGTCGCAGCTTTAATGCTAGGGCTCATGGTCTTTGGAGTGCCGTTGTACATCGTTTTTATTATACTGTGGGCATTTTTAACAAAGAAGATCTTCCTGGGGAAAGAGAAGCCTGGTGCGCATGCTCTGTGGAGTATGTACTACATGCGATGGTGGATTGTCAATCAAGCCAA GTCTTTGGTCCCCACAAACCTTATTTGCGGCACTCCCCTAATGAATATATACGCACGGATGATGGGAGCTAAGATCGGACCCGGAGTGTACTACGGCACTCACATCACTTGCGAGTTCGGGCTGATAGAGATAGAGGCCGGCGTCACCCTTGAGCCTGATGTGACGCTAGCTACTCACCGCGTAGACAAAGGAACATTGTTTCTCGGACGAATATCCATCGGCGAAAACAGCAGCATCGGTACACGCTCGACTGTCACTCTTAATACCGTGATTAATGAAAACTGCATCGTAGAGCCCCTGACCCTAGTACCTGATAACACCATCATCGACGCAAATTCACAGGTAAAAGGGTCCCCTGCTAAAGTCATGAAAAGGAAAGATAATGAGGAAATCAAGCCACCGAGATGGACCTGGCAGTggtgggttccctgtgttcaGATGGCCTTATTTGGGCTGTTCTCCGTTGTCTATGTCCTACCATATCTAACAATACTTGTCGTAATACTCGCCATCCCGTACCTGAGAGACGCATTCAGTGACCGTAATTGGTTGGTGATCTCCATGGTTATACCGCCCGCTGCGATTCTATCCATCGTATTTGACTTGTTTCTGACCGCGGCGATGAAGTGGTGCATTGTGGGTAAACTAAAAGAGGGCTCTTACCCCATTAACTCCTCTGTGTTCATCAAATTTTGGACAATGCAGAAAATCATACAGATGACCTTATCGAACTTTAGGGAGCTTTTCGCCACACTGTACACGAACATATGGCTAAGATCACTCGGCATGGAAGTCGGTAAATTTGCTGAAGTCTCGACAGGCTTCAACTTTGTTCCTGATTTGGTCACTCTCAAAGACAGGACATTCATTGCAGATCACGTTTCCATTGGTGGTGCCAGCTTCAGAAAAGGACGCTTCACCATGCGCAAGTCGACAGTAGGGAGCAGAACATTTTTGGGGAATAACTGCGTCAATATGCCAGAGTCGGTGATCGGTAACGATGTTCTTATCGGCGTCTTGAGCGCCACACCCGAGGTCGCTGTCGATAAATCCTCGTGGCTCGGCTCACCCCCATTCCTCCTGCCCGCGCGAGCCGTTAGTTCGCAGTCTCACTCATTAGCACGCACGTTCAACCCACCTTGGTACCTGTATCTTAGCAGAGCAATATGGGAAGCCTTCAAAATCATCCTTCCCACTACTACCAGGCTTTACTCGATCTTTATATTCTGGGTTCTCATCGATGACATTTCATATGATGTTTTCGGGGAATTCTCAACTCTTTTCTGGATTTCTCCGGCATTTTGGGAAGTCATCATCGTGTTCGCCAATTTACTTTTCGTGGTTGCATCAAAGTGGATTCTGATTGGTCGGTTCAAGCCGAGTGAGCATCCGCTATGGAGCAGCTTCGTGTGGCGCTCGGAGCTGGTCGCGTCTCTCGAAGAAAACGTCGCACTCCCCTTTGGTCTTGGCGCAACCCTCGGAACACCATTCATCTGCTGGTGGTACCGTGCACTCGGCTCACGCATCGGCAAAAGAGTCTACTTAGCAAGTATTTACCTAACAGAGGCTGATTTGATAGAGATTGGAGACGAGTCTTGCATCGCTAGTGGAACCACAATCCAGTCTCACCTCTTCGAAGACAGAGTCATGAAAATGGACAAGCTCTACATTGGCAGTGAATGCTCAGTCTGTTGCGACTCTATAGTGCTTTACGGCGCTAGGATGGAAAGCCGCTGTACCCTCATGCCGCTGTCTCTGTGCATGAAATCGGAGTCTCTAGAGTCTGATGCAGTGTATTGTGGGATACCTGCGCGAAAGGTTGAAGCTCAGCCGTACCACATCGACTGGGAGCTGACGCGAAAGCAAAGACAAAAACACGTATATACGGCAAACCAATCGTACATCAAGCTCATGGGCTACAGAAACCTAATGGAGGTCTGA